In the genome of Pseudomonas protegens, one region contains:
- a CDS encoding ABC transporter permease — protein MLKLSPVARRRLDRFKQNRRGWWSLWLFIGLFILTLGGELIANDKPLVVSYQGSLYFPVFKRYTEQEFGGQLPFQADYRSDYVQQLIRKDGGWLLFPPIPFSEDTPNYDLTQPAPSPPSQVNWLGTDDQARDVAARVIYGARVSILFALALTAISALIGITAGALQGYYGGWVDLLGQRLLEVWSGLPVLYLLIILSGFVEPNFWWLLGIMALFSWLALVDVVRAEFLRGRNLEYVKAARALGLSDRKVILRHILPNAMNATLSYLPFILTGAISTLTALDFLGFGMPAGSASLGELIGQGKQNLQAPWLGLTAFFTLALILSLLVFIGEALRDAFDPRS, from the coding sequence ATGCTCAAGCTTTCTCCCGTGGCCCGCCGACGCCTGGACCGCTTCAAGCAAAACCGCCGTGGCTGGTGGTCGTTGTGGCTGTTCATCGGCCTGTTCATCCTGACCCTGGGCGGCGAGCTGATCGCCAACGACAAACCGCTGGTGGTCAGCTACCAGGGCTCTTTGTACTTCCCGGTGTTCAAGCGCTACACCGAGCAGGAATTCGGCGGCCAGCTGCCGTTCCAGGCCGACTACCGCAGCGACTACGTGCAGCAACTGATCCGCAAGGACGGCGGCTGGCTGCTGTTCCCGCCGATCCCCTTCAGCGAAGACACGCCCAACTACGACCTGACCCAGCCGGCCCCCAGCCCGCCAAGCCAGGTCAACTGGCTGGGCACCGACGACCAGGCCCGGGACGTGGCCGCACGGGTGATCTACGGCGCCCGGGTGTCGATCCTGTTCGCCCTGGCCCTGACCGCCATCAGCGCCCTGATCGGCATCACCGCCGGCGCCCTGCAGGGCTACTACGGCGGCTGGGTCGACCTTTTGGGCCAGCGCCTGCTGGAAGTCTGGTCCGGGCTGCCGGTGCTCTACCTGCTGATCATTCTTTCGGGCTTTGTCGAGCCGAACTTCTGGTGGCTGCTGGGGATCATGGCGCTGTTCTCCTGGCTGGCCCTGGTGGACGTGGTGCGCGCCGAGTTCCTCCGTGGACGCAACCTGGAATACGTCAAGGCCGCCCGGGCCCTGGGCCTGAGCGACCGCAAGGTGATCCTGCGGCACATCCTGCCCAACGCGATGAACGCCACCCTGAGCTACCTACCGTTCATCCTCACCGGCGCCATCTCGACCCTCACCGCCCTGGACTTCCTCGGCTTCGGCATGCCCGCCGGCAGCGCTTCCCTGGGCGAGTTGATCGGCCAGGGCAAGCAGAATCTGCAGGCGCCGTGGCTGGGGCTGACGGCGTTTTTCACCCTGGCGCTGATCCTGTCGCTGCTGGTGTTTATCGGCGAGGCGCTGCGCGATGCCTTTGATCCACGATCTTGA
- a CDS encoding microcin C ABC transporter permease YejB: MPAYILRRLLLIIPTLLIILLVNFVIVQAAPGGPVEQAIARLQGIGGGAVGGSADAMSSSGSRASRGLDPKLIQDIEKQYGFDKPAHERLWLMLTSYARLDFGKSFFRGATVTDLILEKMPVTISLGLWATLITYLVSIPLGIRKAVHHGSHFDIWSSTAIIIGYAMPAFLFAMFLIVLFAGGTSLNWFPVRGLVSDNFEQLSTLGKIADYFWHLVLPVSSLVIGGFATLTILTKNSFLNEITRQYVVTARAKGLSERRVLYGHVFRNAMLLVVSGIPQAFISVFFAGSLLIEVIFSLDGLGRMSYEAAVSRDYPVVFGSLFIFTLFGLLIKLIGDLCYTLVDPRIDFAARNA; the protein is encoded by the coding sequence ATGCCGGCCTACATTCTGCGGCGCCTGCTGCTGATCATCCCGACTTTGCTGATCATCCTCCTGGTGAACTTCGTCATCGTCCAGGCCGCCCCCGGCGGCCCGGTGGAACAGGCCATCGCCCGCCTGCAAGGGATCGGCGGCGGTGCGGTCGGCGGCTCCGCCGATGCCATGAGCAGCAGCGGCTCGCGGGCCAGCCGCGGCCTGGACCCCAAACTGATCCAGGACATCGAGAAACAGTACGGCTTCGACAAGCCGGCCCATGAACGCCTGTGGCTGATGCTCACAAGCTACGCCCGGCTGGACTTCGGCAAGAGCTTCTTCCGTGGCGCCACGGTCACCGACCTGATCCTGGAAAAAATGCCGGTAACCATCTCCCTCGGCCTGTGGGCGACCCTGATCACCTACCTGGTGTCGATCCCCCTGGGGATTCGCAAGGCGGTGCACCACGGCAGCCATTTCGACATCTGGAGCAGCACCGCGATCATCATCGGCTACGCCATGCCGGCCTTTCTGTTCGCCATGTTCCTGATCGTGCTGTTCGCCGGCGGCACCTCGCTGAACTGGTTCCCTGTGCGCGGTCTGGTGTCGGACAACTTCGAACAGTTGAGCACCCTAGGCAAGATCGCCGACTACTTCTGGCACCTGGTGCTGCCGGTCAGCTCGCTGGTGATCGGCGGCTTCGCCACCCTGACCATCCTCACCAAGAACTCCTTCCTCAACGAGATCACCCGCCAGTACGTGGTCACCGCCCGGGCCAAGGGCCTGAGCGAACGCCGCGTGCTCTATGGCCACGTGTTCCGCAACGCCATGCTGCTGGTGGTGTCGGGGATTCCCCAGGCCTTTATCAGCGTGTTCTTCGCCGGTTCCTTGCTGATCGAGGTGATCTTCTCCCTCGACGGCCTGGGGCGCATGAGCTACGAGGCCGCGGTATCCCGGGACTACCCGGTGGTGTTCGGCTCGCTGTTCATCTTCACCCTGTTCGGCCTGTTGATAAAACTCATCGGCGACCTGTGCTACACCCTGGTCGACCCGCGCATCGACTTCGCCGCGAGGAACGCCTGA
- a CDS encoding extracellular solute-binding protein: MRLLFPTVLFTALLLGAAGAQAAAQHAMTVYGEPAKYPQGFSHFDYVNPQAPKGGTLRRSAIEIGRFDHVLPYIDKGIGVSQLDGLVYSPLALRSLDEPYTVYGLVAEKMERAEDGLWLRFYLNPKARFADNTPITAEDVRYSYDLLMTQGSMRYRTQFEDVKGVTVESPRVVRFDFKSNENRTLPLDIATLPVFPEHWWKSRDFANGGGYEAPLGSGPYRVAKVDSGNSITFARNPDWWGKDLPVSRGLYNFDHFSVEYFGDIDVARQVLRGGAYDYNREFSATGYSIGYDSPALSDGRLQKAHLAQSAPQPAQGYVFNLDRPIFQDRRVRQALAMLWDFEWSNRQMMRNLYIRQQSFFSNTPLAARSLPDAEELKILEPLRGQIPDEVFTQVFEAPKTDGSGVIRDKQLQALALLEQAGWKAEGDKLVNAEGEPLSFTFLITQGSIERLLLPYKRNLAQIGISLNIRRIDPSQYVNRLMARDYDMIVTGYPVTTSPGMELYNYFGSAAANDPGSNNYMVLKNPAVDSLLRGLVKATSQPEMLRYAHALDRVLQWNYYWIANYYPPGTSTVWWNRFGMPKVPASNDEAIESWWEVSSTALTNEQMAAERIRRGQPGGRH; this comes from the coding sequence ATGCGACTGCTTTTCCCCACCGTACTTTTTACCGCCCTGTTGCTCGGCGCCGCGGGCGCCCAGGCAGCAGCGCAACACGCCATGACCGTCTACGGCGAACCGGCCAAGTACCCCCAGGGCTTCAGCCACTTCGACTACGTCAATCCCCAGGCCCCCAAGGGCGGAACCCTGCGCCGCTCGGCCATCGAGATCGGCCGTTTCGACCATGTGCTGCCTTATATAGACAAGGGCATCGGCGTGTCCCAGCTCGACGGCCTGGTCTATTCACCCCTGGCCCTGCGCTCCCTGGACGAGCCCTACACCGTCTACGGCCTGGTGGCCGAAAAGATGGAGCGCGCGGAAGACGGCCTGTGGCTGCGCTTCTACCTCAACCCCAAGGCACGCTTCGCCGATAACACGCCGATCACCGCCGAAGACGTGCGCTACAGCTACGACCTGCTGATGACCCAGGGCAGCATGCGCTACCGCACCCAGTTCGAGGACGTCAAAGGCGTCACCGTGGAATCGCCGCGGGTGGTGCGTTTCGACTTCAAGAGCAACGAAAACCGCACCCTGCCCCTGGATATCGCGACCCTGCCGGTGTTCCCCGAACACTGGTGGAAGAGTCGCGACTTCGCCAATGGCGGCGGCTATGAAGCGCCCCTGGGCAGCGGCCCCTACCGGGTGGCCAAGGTCGACTCGGGCAACAGCATCACCTTCGCCCGCAACCCCGACTGGTGGGGCAAGGACCTGCCGGTGAGCCGCGGCCTGTACAACTTCGATCATTTCAGCGTCGAGTACTTCGGCGACATCGACGTCGCCCGCCAGGTGCTGCGCGGCGGCGCCTACGACTACAACCGGGAATTCTCCGCCACCGGCTATTCCATCGGCTACGACAGCCCGGCCCTGAGCGACGGCCGCCTGCAAAAGGCCCACCTGGCCCAGTCGGCGCCGCAACCGGCCCAGGGCTACGTGTTCAACCTCGACCGGCCGATATTCCAGGACCGCCGGGTGCGCCAGGCCCTGGCCATGCTCTGGGATTTCGAGTGGAGCAACCGGCAGATGATGCGCAACCTGTACATCCGCCAGCAGAGCTTCTTCTCCAACACCCCGCTGGCGGCCCGCAGCCTGCCGGACGCCGAGGAGCTGAAGATCCTCGAACCGCTGCGCGGGCAGATCCCCGACGAAGTCTTCACCCAGGTCTTCGAAGCACCGAAAACCGACGGCAGCGGCGTGATCCGCGACAAGCAACTGCAAGCCCTGGCCCTGCTGGAACAGGCCGGCTGGAAAGCCGAGGGCGACAAGCTGGTGAATGCCGAAGGCGAGCCCTTGAGCTTTACCTTCCTCATCACCCAAGGCTCCATCGAACGCCTGCTGCTGCCCTACAAGCGCAACCTGGCGCAGATCGGCATCAGCCTGAACATCCGCCGCATCGACCCCTCGCAATACGTCAACCGCCTGATGGCCCGGGACTACGACATGATCGTCACCGGCTACCCGGTGACCACCTCGCCGGGCATGGAGCTGTACAACTACTTCGGCTCGGCGGCGGCCAACGATCCGGGCTCCAACAACTACATGGTGCTGAAGAACCCGGCGGTGGACAGCCTGCTCCGCGGCCTGGTGAAGGCCACCAGCCAGCCGGAGATGCTGCGCTACGCCCACGCCCTGGACCGGGTACTGCAGTGGAACTACTACTGGATCGCCAACTACTACCCGCCCGGCACCTCCACGGTGTGGTGGAACCGCTTCGGCATGCCCAAGGTGCCGGCAAGCAACGACGAAGCCATCGAAAGCTGGTGGGAAGTCAGCAGCACCGCGCTGACCAATGAACAAATGGCCGCCGAGCGGATCCGCCGCGGCCAACCCGGAGGGCGCCACTGA
- a CDS encoding peptidylprolyl isomerase, giving the protein MAKATARHILVASEAKCNELKAEIEAGADFAEVAKKNSTCPSSRDGGNLGSFGPGQMVKEFDTVVFSAPVNVVQGPVKTQFGYHLLEVTSRQD; this is encoded by the coding sequence ATGGCCAAAGCCACTGCCCGTCACATCCTGGTTGCCAGCGAAGCCAAGTGCAACGAACTCAAAGCCGAGATCGAAGCCGGCGCCGACTTCGCCGAAGTCGCGAAAAAGAACTCCACCTGCCCATCCAGCCGCGACGGCGGCAACCTGGGCTCCTTCGGCCCGGGCCAGATGGTCAAGGAATTCGACACCGTGGTGTTCAGCGCTCCGGTCAACGTCGTGCAAGGCCCGGTGAAGACCCAGTTCGGCTACCACCTGCTGGAAGTCACCAGCCGCCAGGACTGA
- a CDS encoding 3-deoxy-7-phosphoheptulonate synthase: MNSSVSALPLSAQVSANEPLTRRLPSSLELKQQLPLSQALSQQVANHRLVVRAILEGRDPRLLVVVGPCSIHDPQSALEYAANLARLAEEVSEQMLLVMRAYVEKPRTTVGWKGLAYDPDLDGSDDMAGGLTLSRELMREMLRLGLPIATELLQPMAAGYFDDLLSWVAIGARTTESQIHREMASGLEMPVGFKNGTDGGVAIACDAMRSAAHPHRHFGVDSQGHPAIIQTSGNPDTHLVLRGGHSGPNYDRQSVAQVQRDLHKLKIPARIMVDCSHANSGKDPLRQPAVFNDVLEQRLQGDRSLMGVMLESHLFEGCQPLSGQLRYGVSVTDGCLGWAATEQLLRTAAQQLQQAGKVAAVPA, translated from the coding sequence ATGAACTCGTCCGTATCCGCTCTGCCCCTGTCCGCCCAAGTCAGCGCCAATGAACCCCTGACCCGGCGCCTGCCCAGCTCCCTGGAGCTCAAGCAGCAACTGCCGTTGTCCCAGGCCTTGAGCCAGCAAGTTGCCAACCACCGCCTGGTGGTGCGCGCCATTCTCGAAGGTCGCGACCCACGCCTGCTGGTGGTCGTCGGTCCCTGCTCCATCCACGACCCGCAATCGGCCCTGGAATACGCCGCTAACCTGGCCCGCCTGGCCGAAGAGGTCAGCGAGCAGATGCTCCTGGTGATGCGCGCCTACGTGGAAAAGCCCCGCACCACCGTCGGCTGGAAAGGCCTGGCCTACGACCCGGACCTGGACGGCAGCGACGACATGGCCGGCGGCCTGACCCTGTCCCGGGAACTGATGCGCGAAATGCTGCGCCTGGGCCTGCCGATCGCCACCGAACTGCTGCAACCCATGGCCGCCGGCTACTTCGACGACCTGCTGAGCTGGGTCGCGATTGGCGCCCGCACCACCGAATCGCAGATCCACCGCGAAATGGCCAGCGGCCTGGAAATGCCCGTGGGCTTCAAGAACGGCACCGACGGCGGCGTCGCCATCGCCTGTGACGCCATGCGTTCGGCGGCGCACCCGCACCGTCACTTCGGCGTCGACAGCCAGGGCCACCCGGCGATCATCCAGACCTCGGGCAATCCCGACACCCACCTGGTGCTGCGCGGCGGCCACAGCGGCCCGAACTACGATCGCCAGAGCGTGGCCCAGGTCCAGCGCGACCTGCACAAGCTGAAGATCCCGGCGCGGATCATGGTCGATTGCAGCCACGCCAACAGCGGCAAGGACCCATTACGCCAGCCGGCAGTGTTCAACGACGTACTGGAGCAACGCCTGCAAGGCGATCGCTCGCTGATGGGGGTGATGCTGGAAAGCCACCTGTTCGAAGGCTGCCAACCCCTGAGCGGCCAGCTGCGCTACGGCGTGTCCGTGACCGACGGCTGCCTGGGCTGGGCCGCCACCGAGCAATTGCTGCGCACTGCCGCGCAACAACTGCAGCAGGCAGGCAAGGTCGCTGCCGTCCCCGCCTGA
- a CDS encoding carbon-nitrogen hydrolase family protein: MTVLTLAAAQSVSIAGDWLGNLARHQHLMRLAAQQGVQVLVFPELSLTGYEPQLAAQLALAPDAPQLQPLRDLARELQLTAVVGLPIRLVEDGPVMIGALVLAADGSLALYSKQHLHAGEERFFAPGSGGAPLQLGEEKLALAVCADFCQASHVQAAVAAGAGIYAAGVLISEGGYAADSALLQGYARDYGIVLLMANHGGPSGGWACAGRSAIWGRDGQLLGAVEGVGEALLIARCVAGQWQAQVLPVAG; encoded by the coding sequence ATGACCGTGCTGACCCTCGCTGCCGCCCAATCGGTGTCCATTGCTGGTGACTGGCTGGGGAATCTGGCCCGGCATCAGCATCTGATGCGGCTGGCGGCGCAGCAGGGAGTGCAGGTTCTGGTGTTTCCCGAGCTGTCCCTGACCGGTTATGAGCCACAGTTGGCCGCGCAACTGGCGCTGGCCCCGGATGCCCCGCAACTGCAGCCGTTGCGGGATCTGGCCCGGGAGCTGCAGCTGACGGCGGTGGTGGGCTTGCCGATTCGCCTGGTCGAGGACGGGCCGGTGATGATCGGGGCGCTGGTATTGGCCGCCGATGGCTCGTTGGCGCTGTACAGCAAGCAGCATCTGCATGCCGGGGAGGAGCGCTTTTTTGCCCCGGGCAGCGGCGGGGCGCCGCTGCAACTGGGGGAGGAAAAGCTGGCTCTGGCGGTGTGTGCGGATTTTTGTCAGGCCAGTCATGTGCAGGCCGCGGTGGCTGCCGGTGCCGGCATCTATGCCGCCGGGGTGCTGATCAGCGAGGGCGGTTATGCCGCCGACAGCGCCTTGTTGCAAGGCTATGCCCGGGACTACGGCATTGTGCTGCTGATGGCCAATCATGGCGGTCCCAGCGGAGGCTGGGCCTGTGCCGGGCGTAGCGCGATCTGGGGCCGTGACGGCCAGTTGCTGGGCGCCGTGGAGGGGGTTGGCGAAGCGCTGCTGATTGCCCGCTGCGTTGCCGGGCAATGGCAGGCCCAGGTTTTGCCGGTGGCCGGCTGA
- a CDS encoding GNAT family N-acetyltransferase, whose translation MNALQLRPASAADLTFARDLTRSTMLGYYIRNDLLWLDEAFDVAWAGRENLLICQAGEVLGYVSLSRDLRALYIRELHVLQAWRGRGAGAWTLARLLERARQEHLGLLRLTVFKGNPAQRLYERMGLTVVGEEECFWRMERPTVAGPGPG comes from the coding sequence ATGAATGCACTGCAATTGCGTCCGGCGTCAGCGGCCGACCTGACCTTCGCCCGGGACCTGACCCGCTCGACCATGCTCGGCTATTACATTCGCAATGACCTGCTGTGGCTCGATGAGGCGTTCGATGTGGCCTGGGCCGGTCGCGAGAACCTGCTGATCTGCCAGGCAGGCGAGGTGCTGGGCTATGTCAGCCTGAGTCGGGACCTGCGGGCCCTTTATATTCGTGAATTGCACGTGCTGCAGGCCTGGCGCGGGCGCGGGGCTGGCGCCTGGACCCTGGCGCGGCTGCTGGAACGGGCGCGCCAGGAGCACCTTGGTCTGTTGCGCCTGACCGTGTTCAAGGGCAACCCGGCGCAGCGTCTTTATGAACGGATGGGATTGACGGTGGTGGGGGAGGAGGAATGTTTCTGGCGTATGGAGCGTCCAACTGTCGCAGGCCCCGGACCTGGGTAG
- the uvrY gene encoding UvrY/SirA/GacA family response regulator transcription factor, producing the protein MIRVLVVDDHDLVRTGITRMLADIDGLQVVGQAESGEESLLKARELKPDVVLMDVKMPGIGGLEATRKLLRSHPDIKVVAVTVCEEDPFPTRLLQAGAAGYLTKGAGLNEMVQAIRLVFAGQRYISPQIAQQLVFKSFQPSSDSPFDALSEREIQIALMIVGCQKVQIISDKLCLSPKTVNTYRYRIFEKLSISSDVELTLLAVRHGMVDASL; encoded by the coding sequence TTGATTAGGGTGCTAGTAGTCGATGACCATGATCTCGTTCGTACGGGCATTACACGAATGTTGGCTGACATCGATGGCCTGCAAGTAGTCGGGCAGGCGGAGTCAGGGGAAGAATCCCTGCTCAAGGCGCGGGAGCTGAAGCCCGATGTCGTCCTGATGGACGTCAAGATGCCCGGGATCGGAGGTCTTGAAGCCACGCGCAAACTGCTGCGCAGCCATCCGGACATCAAGGTCGTGGCGGTGACTGTCTGCGAGGAAGACCCGTTTCCGACTCGCTTGCTGCAAGCCGGCGCAGCGGGCTACCTCACCAAGGGCGCGGGCCTCAACGAAATGGTCCAGGCGATTCGCCTGGTATTTGCCGGTCAGCGTTACATCAGCCCGCAGATTGCCCAGCAACTGGTCTTCAAATCGTTTCAACCTTCCAGCGACTCGCCGTTCGACGCTCTGTCCGAGCGTGAGATTCAGATTGCGTTGATGATTGTCGGCTGCCAGAAAGTGCAGATCATCTCCGACAAGCTGTGTCTGTCGCCGAAAACCGTGAACACCTATCGCTATCGTATTTTCGAGAAGCTCTCGATCAGCAGCGATGTCGAGCTGACGTTGCTGGCGGTTCGTCATGGCATGGTCGATGCCAGCCTCTGA
- the uvrC gene encoding excinuclease ABC subunit UvrC: protein MTDLFDPSAFLSTCSGRPGVYRMFDSDARLLYVGKAKNLKNRLSSYFRKTGQAPKTAALVARIAQIETTITANETEALLLEQTLIKEWRPPYNILLRDDKSYPYVFLSDGDFPRFSIHRGAKKQKGKYFGPYPSAGAIRESLSLLQKTFMVRQCEDSYYKNRTRPCLQYQIKRCKGPCVGLVEPEVYAEDVRHSVMFLEGRSNALTDELSSAMEAAAGTLDFEKAAELRDQISLLRRVQDQQSMEGGTGDVDVVAAFVNPGGACVHLISVRGGRVLGSKNFFPQVGIEEDVAQVMSAFLGQYFVSSPERDLPSELIVNVVHEDFPSLIAAIDELRGRELTISHRVRGTRARWQQLAVTNAEQALSARLANRQHVAARFEALAEVLNLDEPPQRLECYDISHSSGEATVASCVVFGPEGPLKSDYRRYNIEGVTAGDDYAAMHQALTRRFSKLKEGEGKLPDILLVDGGKGQLSMARDVLNELAVPDLILLGVAKGTTRKAGFETLYLNDAAHEFTLKGDSPALHLIQQIRDEAHRFAITGHRARRGKTRRTSTLEGVAGVGPKRRRDLLKHFGGLQELSRASIDEIAKAPGISKKLAELIYANLHSE from the coding sequence ATGACCGACCTGTTTGATCCCAGCGCTTTTCTTTCTACCTGCAGTGGCCGTCCTGGCGTGTATCGCATGTTCGACAGCGATGCACGCTTGCTGTACGTCGGTAAAGCCAAGAACCTGAAAAACCGCCTGTCCAGCTACTTCCGCAAGACCGGCCAGGCACCGAAGACCGCCGCCCTGGTGGCGCGTATCGCCCAGATCGAAACCACCATCACCGCCAACGAGACAGAAGCGCTGTTGCTGGAGCAGACGCTGATCAAGGAATGGCGGCCGCCCTACAACATTCTGCTGCGCGACGATAAGTCCTATCCCTATGTGTTCCTTTCGGACGGTGATTTTCCGCGATTCAGCATCCATCGCGGGGCGAAGAAGCAGAAGGGCAAGTACTTCGGGCCTTACCCCAGCGCCGGCGCCATCCGCGAAAGCCTCAGCCTGTTGCAGAAGACCTTCATGGTTCGCCAGTGCGAGGACAGCTACTACAAGAACCGCACGCGGCCTTGCCTGCAGTACCAGATCAAGCGTTGCAAGGGGCCTTGTGTCGGCCTCGTGGAGCCTGAAGTGTATGCCGAGGATGTGCGCCACTCGGTGATGTTCCTGGAAGGGCGCAGCAATGCCCTGACCGATGAACTCTCCAGCGCCATGGAAGCGGCCGCCGGCACCCTGGATTTTGAAAAGGCCGCCGAACTGCGGGACCAGATCTCCCTGCTGCGCCGGGTCCAGGACCAGCAGAGCATGGAAGGCGGCACCGGCGATGTGGATGTGGTGGCCGCGTTCGTCAACCCGGGCGGCGCCTGTGTGCACCTGATCAGCGTGCGGGGCGGGCGGGTGCTGGGCAGCAAGAACTTCTTCCCCCAGGTGGGTATCGAGGAAGACGTGGCGCAAGTCATGTCGGCCTTCCTCGGCCAGTATTTTGTCAGCAGCCCGGAGCGCGACCTGCCCTCCGAGCTGATCGTCAACGTGGTGCATGAAGACTTCCCGAGTCTGATCGCCGCCATTGATGAATTGCGCGGTCGCGAGCTGACCATCAGTCACCGGGTCCGCGGCACCCGGGCGCGCTGGCAGCAACTGGCGGTGACCAATGCCGAACAGGCCCTGAGTGCCCGCCTGGCCAACCGTCAGCATGTCGCGGCGCGATTCGAAGCCCTGGCCGAAGTGCTGAACCTGGACGAGCCACCGCAGCGCCTGGAGTGCTACGACATCAGTCACTCCAGCGGCGAGGCCACCGTGGCCTCCTGCGTGGTGTTCGGTCCGGAAGGGCCGCTGAAATCCGATTACCGGCGCTACAACATCGAAGGTGTCACGGCTGGCGATGATTATGCGGCCATGCATCAGGCCCTGACCCGACGCTTCAGCAAGCTCAAGGAAGGCGAGGGCAAGCTGCCGGACATCCTCCTGGTGGATGGCGGCAAGGGCCAGTTGTCCATGGCCCGTGACGTGCTCAACGAACTGGCGGTGCCGGACCTGATCCTCCTTGGCGTCGCCAAGGGCACCACGCGCAAGGCCGGTTTCGAAACCTTGTACCTCAATGATGCGGCCCACGAGTTCACCCTCAAGGGCGATTCCCCGGCTCTGCATCTGATCCAGCAAATCCGCGATGAGGCTCACCGCTTCGCGATCACCGGTCACCGTGCCCGACGCGGCAAGACCCGACGCACCTCGACCCTGGAAGGGGTGGCGGGCGTCGGGCCGAAGCGTCGACGTGATCTCCTTAAACATTTTGGTGGATTGCAGGAACTGTCCCGTGCCAGCATCGACGAGATTGCCAAGGCACCGGGAATCAGTAAAAAGCTCGCAGAGTTGATTTATGCAAACCTGCACAGCGAGTAG
- the pgsA gene encoding CDP-diacylglycerol--glycerol-3-phosphate 3-phosphatidyltransferase, whose protein sequence is MNIPNLITVLRVLLIPIFILLFYLPYSWSYMAASSVFAFAAATDWLDGYLARRLQQSTPFGAFLDPVADKLMVAVALVLLVQEHHNLWLTLPAAVIIGREIVISALREWMAELGARAQVAVSNMGKWKTAAQMLALVILLANPSDFSFWVLVGYALLLAAAGLTLWSMLQYLRAAWPHLKTDNEKK, encoded by the coding sequence ATGAATATCCCGAATCTGATCACCGTTCTACGCGTCCTGCTCATCCCGATTTTCATATTGCTGTTCTATTTGCCCTATAGCTGGAGCTACATGGCAGCCAGTTCAGTGTTTGCCTTCGCGGCCGCCACGGACTGGCTGGACGGGTACCTGGCGCGACGCCTGCAGCAGAGCACGCCGTTTGGCGCGTTCCTCGACCCTGTGGCCGACAAGCTGATGGTGGCGGTGGCCCTGGTGCTGCTGGTGCAAGAGCATCACAACCTGTGGCTGACCTTGCCCGCCGCGGTGATCATCGGTCGTGAAATCGTCATCTCGGCGCTGCGCGAGTGGATGGCCGAGCTCGGCGCCCGCGCGCAGGTGGCGGTATCTAACATGGGCAAATGGAAAACCGCGGCGCAGATGCTGGCGTTGGTGATTCTCCTGGCCAACCCTTCGGATTTCAGCTTCTGGGTGCTGGTGGGCTACGCCTTGCTGCTGGCGGCGGCGGGCCTGACCTTGTGGTCCATGCTGCAGTACCTGCGGGCCGCCTGGCCGCACCTGAAAACGGACAACGAGAAAAAATAA
- a CDS encoding ABC transporter permease subunit (The N-terminal region of this protein, as described by TIGR01726, is a three transmembrane segment that identifies a subfamily of ABC transporter permease subunits, which specificities that include histidine, arginine, glutamine, glutamate, L-cystine (sic), the opines (in Agrobacterium) octopine and nopaline, etc.) yields the protein MDVAQCGKALSFQMYIAEGNDQICQSQFQLPYSGLQWSDVPFLFTGIYHTLLLTLITVVFGTLLGVLIGWARENSRFAKALFWPLVDVVRSRPLIIQFILVNSFFAMAGYPMPPLAVGAVVLSIYMGVLTSEQVRSGLQ from the coding sequence ATGGATGTCGCTCAGTGCGGCAAAGCGTTGTCCTTCCAGATGTATATCGCCGAAGGAAATGATCAGATCTGCCAGTCTCAATTCCAGCTTCCTTATTCGGGTTTGCAGTGGAGCGATGTTCCGTTCCTGTTCACGGGCATCTACCACACCCTGCTGCTGACCCTGATCACCGTGGTGTTCGGCACACTGTTGGGTGTTCTGATCGGCTGGGCCAGGGAGAACTCCCGGTTCGCCAAGGCGCTGTTCTGGCCATTGGTGGACGTGGTCAGAAGCAGACCGCTGATCATTCAGTTCATTCTGGTGAACAGCTTCTTTGCCATGGCCGGATATCCCATGCCGCCGCTGGCAGTCGGTGCGGTGGTACTGAGTATCTACATGGGCGTGCTGACATCCGAGCAGGTTCGGTCCGGTTTGCAATAG